From the Microplitis mediator isolate UGA2020A chromosome 6, iyMicMedi2.1, whole genome shotgun sequence genome, one window contains:
- the LOC130669473 gene encoding homeobox protein DLX-4-like → MSISDIKSLLKDYLPSSDFPTYASSPESIRSEESISFPSSISDEVQFSEHPLENIVKVEKDEVETQDSSISKRKLRTAFTDKQLLCLEKLFVADKFLNRPKRIITAKKLGLSERQVKVWFQNRRMKDRRPCKKGGDGNNGKNNSCYDEKDIKKIINPLIAEEDVKFRGTNGSAGYGSTVHRHHHHHLPQNVELNSKTYDSYYSNESYDYDNSDTKVYNSDYYHYPTSNAINNIHNNYGYYSQPDDKYANYDYVNYYTTNEITASDFNLYTTRERQNSEQSCNSSIKSEPSFDSSDDNTKFYF, encoded by the exons ATGTCTATTTCTGATATTAAATCGCTATTGAAGGACTATCTTCCATCATCGGATTTTCCAACTTACGCATCTTCACCAGAAAGTATACGATCAGAAGAATCAATTTCTTTTCCATCCTCCATTTCCGATGAAGTCCAGTTTTCTGAACACCCCTTGGAAAATATTGTGAAAGTGGAGAAAGATGAAGTTGAAACACAAG ataGTAGTATCTCAAAAAGAAAACTGCGAACTGCATTTACCGACAAGCAACTTCTTTGTCTGGAGAAATTATTTGTGGCGGACAAATTTCTAAATCGTCCAAAAAGAATTATCACTGCAAAAAAATTAGGACTCAGTGAAAGACAG gtaAAAGTATGGTTTCAAAATCGTCGGATGAAAGACAGAAGACCATGCAAGAAAGGCGGAGACGGCAACAACGGAAAAAACAACTCATGTTACGATGaaaaagacataaaaaaaataataaatccgTTGATCGCCGAAGAAGATGTAAAATTTAGAGGAACAAATGGATCGGCTGGATATGGTTCAACTGtacatcgtcatcatcatcatcatctacCACAAAATGTTGAGTTGAACAGCAAAACATACGATAGTTATTATTCAAATGAGAGCTATGATTATGATAACTCTGACACCAAAGTATATAATAGTGATTATTACCATTACCCCACCTCCAATGCAATTAATAATATCCACAATAATTATGGATATTATTCACAACCTGATGATAAATACGCAAATTACGACTATGTTAACTACTATACTACTAATGAAATCACTGCTAGTGACTTTAACTTATACACAACCAGAGAAAGACAGAATTCAGAACAAAGTTGTAATTCTTCCATAAAATCTGAACCATCATTTGATTCAAGCGACGATaatacgaaattttatttttaa